One region of Erwinia tracheiphila genomic DNA includes:
- a CDS encoding IS4 family transposase has product MELSQALGIINAATPERARSLADLIPPELIQQALTLTDTVTLRKRKLSLESMIWLVVGMSIFCDRPMTEIVNLMDITDRTGAPFTARSAVIQRRKTLGENAVRELFDITQQHWNQQAAHPKWHGLNLFAVDGVVWRTADTPENRAVFSKHSSQYGEGGYPQVRMVCLMELSSHLIAASAFDSEKVSEMRLAEHLTEKTPNNSITLFDKGFYSMGLLHHWQTAGEHRHWLLPLKKHVQYQVVRRLGRGDELICLKTSPRARKQWPGVPEEMVARLLTRRVDGKERQVLTSLTDPNRYPGKDISELYRHRWETELGYREAKQGMLDSRWTLRSRLPELVRQELWGVLLAYNLVRYQMVQMAFHLKGDYLPYQLSFSGAISEIIRMLITLPWASPGKMPGELRTLYEQAKWLVLPGRRERSYPRELRVKSRKYPDKKVAGHLK; this is encoded by the coding sequence ATGGAACTTTCCCAGGCCCTCGGCATCATCAATGCCGCCACTCCTGAGCGCGCCCGTAGTCTCGCCGACCTTATTCCTCCCGAGCTTATTCAGCAGGCGCTCACCCTGACCGATACCGTTACTTTGCGTAAACGTAAACTTTCCCTCGAATCCATGATTTGGCTTGTCGTTGGGATGTCCATTTTTTGCGATCGTCCGATGACCGAAATCGTCAATCTGATGGATATTACTGACCGGACCGGAGCTCCTTTTACCGCACGCAGCGCTGTCATTCAGCGCCGTAAGACTCTGGGTGAAAATGCAGTGCGGGAGCTTTTTGATATCACACAGCAGCACTGGAATCAGCAGGCTGCACATCCAAAATGGCACGGTCTGAATCTGTTTGCTGTCGACGGCGTGGTCTGGCGTACCGCCGATACGCCGGAAAACAGAGCCGTCTTCAGTAAACACAGCAGCCAGTACGGCGAAGGCGGCTATCCTCAGGTGCGAATGGTTTGTCTGATGGAGCTGAGCAGCCATCTGATCGCCGCCAGTGCATTCGACAGTGAAAAAGTCAGTGAAATGCGGCTGGCTGAGCACCTGACGGAGAAAACCCCGAATAACAGTATCACCCTGTTCGATAAGGGATTTTATTCGATGGGTCTGCTTCATCACTGGCAGACAGCAGGAGAACACCGTCACTGGTTGTTGCCGTTGAAAAAACACGTACAGTATCAGGTGGTTCGCCGTTTGGGGCGTGGAGATGAACTGATATGCCTGAAAACCAGTCCACGAGCCAGGAAGCAATGGCCAGGGGTCCCGGAAGAAATGGTGGCAAGACTGCTGACCCGCAGGGTAGACGGTAAAGAGAGGCAGGTGCTGACGTCACTGACAGACCCGAATCGCTATCCGGGTAAAGATATCAGCGAGCTATATCGCCACCGCTGGGAAACAGAACTGGGCTACCGGGAAGCAAAGCAGGGTATGCTGGACAGCCGGTGGACATTACGCAGTCGCCTGCCGGAGCTGGTGAGACAGGAGCTATGGGGGGTACTGCTGGCTTATAACCTGGTGCGATATCAGATGGTGCAGATGGCGTTCCATCTGAAAGGAGATTACCTGCCTTACCAGCTGAGCTTCAGTGGAGCGATAAGCGAAATAATCCGGATGCTGATAACCCTGCCCTGGGCTTCGCCGGGAAAAATGCCGGGAGAACTGAGAACCCTGTATGAACAGGCGAAATGGCTTGTGTTACCGGGTAGAAGAGAGCGAAGTTACCCGAGAGAGTTGAGGGTAAAGAGCAGGAAATATCCGGATAAAAAGGTTGCTGGTCACCTTAAGTGA
- the sctU gene encoding type III secretion system export apparatus subunit SctU, with amino-acid sequence MAEKTEKPTEQKLQDARRKGQVSQSQDVPKLFICAGIVEMVLTLDDVGMQKLQALMMLPLARISQPFELAANEVVGSALTLVATFCGVTVSLAALLRIIGGWIQYGPLFAPEALKPDFNRLDPINQFKQMFSVKKLTDMLNSILKAAAICTIFYLVMTPDLESLARLSYGDLDSFWPAVEVILTRVSRQTLLTLLVLTMLDFGLQKYFFIKQQRMSHQDIRDEHKQSEGDPHMKGHRKALAHELLNEPVKAVKSKPVEEADLLLVNPTHYAVALYYRPELTPLPRIICKGEDKEAKELITRAQKANIPVIRFIWLARTLYRSQEGQMIPRHTLQAVAQVYRVLRELDDQILDEVIELEAE; translated from the coding sequence ATGGCGGAAAAAACGGAAAAACCCACGGAGCAAAAGCTTCAGGACGCACGCCGAAAAGGTCAGGTTTCGCAAAGTCAGGATGTGCCTAAACTGTTTATTTGTGCCGGCATAGTTGAGATGGTGCTAACGCTGGATGATGTGGGAATGCAGAAGCTGCAGGCGCTGATGATGCTACCGCTGGCGCGTATTAGCCAGCCCTTTGAGCTGGCTGCGAATGAAGTGGTCGGCAGTGCACTCACCCTGGTGGCAACCTTTTGCGGGGTGACGGTGTCGCTGGCTGCGCTGCTGCGTATTATCGGCGGCTGGATACAGTATGGTCCCCTTTTCGCGCCCGAGGCGCTGAAGCCTGATTTCAATCGTTTGGACCCTATTAACCAGTTTAAGCAGATGTTTTCGGTCAAAAAACTGACCGATATGCTTAACAGCATTCTTAAAGCCGCCGCCATCTGTACCATTTTTTATCTGGTGATGACGCCGGATCTTGAGTCCCTTGCGCGCCTCTCCTATGGCGATTTGGACAGCTTCTGGCCGGCGGTGGAAGTAATACTGACCCGTGTCTCCCGCCAGACTCTGCTGACCCTGCTGGTGTTAACCATGCTGGATTTCGGGCTGCAGAAATACTTTTTCATCAAGCAGCAGCGGATGAGTCATCAGGATATTCGCGACGAGCATAAGCAGTCCGAGGGCGATCCCCATATGAAAGGTCACCGCAAGGCCCTCGCCCATGAGTTACTCAATGAGCCGGTCAAAGCGGTGAAGAGCAAACCCGTGGAAGAGGCCGATTTGCTGCTGGTTAACCCAACGCACTATGCGGTGGCGCTCTATTATCGACCGGAGTTAACCCCACTGCCACGCATTATCTGTAAGGGAGAGGACAAGGAAGCCAAAGAACTAATTACCCGTGCGCAAAAAGCCAATATTCCAGTGATCCGCTTTATCTGGCTGGCACGAACGCTTTATCGCTCACAGGAAGGGCAAATGATCCCCCGTCATACGTTGCAGGCGGTGGCGCAGGTTTATCGGGTCCTGCGCGAGCTCGACGATCAAATACTTGATGAAGTGATTGAGCTGGAAGCCGAATAG
- a CDS encoding GNAT family N-acetyltransferase, with product MNLIITATPDPDDVNHIRKKMMAFNAQYVDVTEIKNMSVFMDDKEGNKIAGLLGITWGNWMHIHFLWVEETLRGSGHGAKVLHAAEQEAIVRGCRSVCVDTFSFQAREFYEKQGYRLQMTLEQIPLHHRQHYLIKQLEPSPLLISEASN from the coding sequence ATGAACTTGATTATAACCGCCACACCTGACCCCGACGATGTGAATCATATTCGCAAAAAAATGATGGCGTTTAATGCACAATATGTTGATGTTACCGAAATCAAAAACATGTCCGTGTTTATGGATGATAAAGAAGGCAATAAAATCGCGGGGCTACTCGGCATCACCTGGGGAAACTGGATGCATATTCATTTTCTGTGGGTGGAAGAAACGTTGCGTGGCAGTGGGCACGGTGCCAAAGTGCTTCACGCCGCCGAGCAGGAGGCCATCGTTCGTGGCTGCCGCAGTGTGTGTGTGGATACCTTTAGTTTTCAGGCGCGGGAATTTTATGAGAAACAGGGTTACCGCCTGCAAATGACGCTGGAACAGATACCGCTGCATCATCGTCAGCATTATCTGATCAAGCAGCTGGAGCCTTCTCCCCTTCTAATCAGTGAAGCAAGCAATTAA
- a CDS encoding type III effector HrpK domain-containing protein, with translation MRISSIPSSLNQNSLISPETATTQTVAKTPASGQNIQFDMSSSQQQEVMVAAMLTGFFRTISQMMVSQTGDATKLPTGTKTSLQSCNSGATTQTRQAGTASGILSLTESTSAPAGAPASYKTAAADHSGDFLDNSPYSSPDKLKKWEPMVANLPADQRLQAEKELNRPMAAAKMVLDGGPNAQRAQAYINANPALKNAIDAGKHGDNPDGKVTKGDYKGFISRMNKARDAADKDISNYMKKNPNADEGSLQMVTEAAILRANAPVLRFAGLENGKAGRDMSLDDLNNLVKKNQGLAGSLRQAASSFSTPGLLGELDQGGVTGKKLAEHGPDKRFSTKNIDDWIKKQAPTDGGSFARLIGHASLVNATANVDTSRLNKDVFAHPENYSGAEKAAVMVKLQQTLTSVQAGHRLRKTQKTEQALNEKIDQLQNDTDVKSYLNKAVPAQTRSLINGDKGLRQAMDKRYGEVASGKTLSDDMQRLQAGKKDKKSAPDYSDAIGGLNDELNLQHVLRGDSVPTAKEVVDKQPALRQQLTTAWQQQIAEGGYVKDNIKGKHADALQILSLSDMKKSLYESVLPKEVTSVAQDGYTAAVMDALKVGKRGVEMLKTLKQSGLLSGDVKKMSGKEMLESLNKTLNKDGSAVGMKGLMKTGMGSAAGVAGLFSVSSMLAHGQKAAAAKAIYDGVRGGSELTKFVVDTTLKSTGREATASFGRLVGMTAGRAVGMVAGEGTAMAAASAIGAAAGPVGWFIDGALAIGFGISAIVDAVNKHKEQKRFDHNVDPVLDQFGIPKAH, from the coding sequence ATGCGCATTTCGTCAATACCATCATCTCTAAACCAAAATTCACTTATCTCGCCTGAAACCGCCACGACGCAGACGGTGGCAAAGACGCCTGCATCAGGGCAGAATATCCAGTTTGATATGTCATCCAGCCAGCAGCAGGAGGTAATGGTTGCGGCGATGCTAACTGGCTTTTTCAGAACTATTTCGCAAATGATGGTTTCGCAAACAGGGGATGCAACGAAACTCCCGACGGGTACCAAAACATCGCTGCAGAGCTGCAATTCTGGCGCAACAACTCAAACCCGCCAGGCAGGCACGGCATCCGGCATCCTCAGCCTGACAGAATCAACCTCTGCACCGGCGGGGGCCCCGGCTTCTTATAAGACAGCAGCTGCCGATCACTCAGGTGATTTTCTTGATAACTCGCCCTATTCCTCGCCTGACAAATTAAAAAAATGGGAACCGATGGTTGCGAACCTGCCTGCTGACCAGCGCTTACAGGCGGAAAAAGAACTTAATCGCCCGATGGCGGCGGCGAAGATGGTGCTGGATGGCGGTCCGAATGCGCAGCGTGCACAGGCATACATCAATGCGAACCCGGCGTTGAAGAATGCTATCGATGCCGGTAAACACGGCGATAATCCCGATGGGAAAGTCACTAAAGGCGACTACAAAGGCTTTATTTCGCGTATGAACAAAGCGCGGGACGCGGCGGATAAAGATATCTCGAACTACATGAAAAAGAATCCGAACGCAGATGAGGGATCTCTTCAGATGGTGACCGAGGCGGCCATACTGCGTGCCAATGCGCCGGTATTGCGGTTTGCCGGACTTGAAAATGGCAAAGCGGGAAGGGATATGTCGCTGGACGATCTCAACAACCTGGTAAAAAAAAATCAGGGACTGGCGGGGTCACTGCGACAGGCTGCCAGCAGTTTTTCGACGCCGGGTCTGCTTGGCGAGCTTGATCAGGGCGGCGTCACCGGTAAAAAGCTGGCGGAACATGGCCCCGACAAGCGTTTCAGCACGAAGAATATCGACGACTGGATTAAAAAGCAGGCGCCCACTGACGGTGGTTCCTTTGCCCGCCTGATCGGTCATGCCTCGCTGGTCAATGCCACCGCGAATGTTGACACCAGCCGCCTGAATAAAGATGTCTTCGCGCATCCTGAAAATTACAGCGGAGCAGAAAAAGCGGCGGTAATGGTGAAACTGCAACAGACGCTGACATCGGTACAGGCCGGGCACCGTCTGCGCAAAACACAAAAAACGGAACAGGCCCTGAACGAGAAAATCGACCAGTTACAAAACGACACGGACGTTAAAAGTTACCTGAACAAAGCGGTGCCAGCACAGACCCGCTCGCTGATTAACGGTGATAAGGGGCTGCGTCAGGCGATGGATAAACGATATGGAGAGGTCGCCTCCGGTAAAACCCTCAGTGATGATATGCAGCGTTTGCAGGCCGGGAAAAAGGATAAAAAATCCGCTCCGGACTATAGCGATGCGATCGGGGGGTTGAATGACGAACTCAACCTGCAGCATGTATTGCGCGGCGATAGTGTGCCGACAGCAAAAGAAGTTGTCGACAAACAGCCTGCATTAAGGCAGCAGCTGACCACCGCCTGGCAGCAACAAATTGCTGAAGGGGGGTATGTGAAAGACAACATCAAAGGCAAGCACGCGGACGCGCTGCAAATTCTGTCGCTGTCCGACATGAAAAAATCGCTTTATGAATCGGTGCTGCCGAAAGAAGTTACCTCAGTGGCGCAGGACGGCTACACTGCGGCAGTAATGGATGCGCTGAAGGTTGGTAAAAGAGGGGTGGAGATGCTGAAAACCCTTAAACAGTCGGGGCTGCTGTCTGGCGATGTGAAAAAAATGAGCGGTAAAGAGATGCTGGAGTCCCTTAACAAGACGTTGAACAAAGATGGATCGGCAGTCGGTATGAAAGGGCTGATGAAAACCGGCATGGGCAGTGCGGCAGGCGTTGCGGGACTGTTCTCTGTTTCAAGCATGCTCGCGCACGGTCAAAAAGCCGCTGCCGCGAAAGCGATTTACGATGGCGTACGTGGTGGGAGTGAACTGACCAAATTCGTTGTGGACACCACGTTAAAAAGCACCGGGCGTGAGGCGACAGCCAGCTTCGGACGCTTGGTCGGCATGACGGCGGGACGTGCCGTTGGCATGGTTGCCGGAGAAGGTACGGCCATGGCAGCGGCCAGTGCCATCGGCGCGGCGGCGGGACCGGTTGGTTGGTTTATTGACGGTGCGCTGGCGATTGGTTTTGGTATCAGCGCGATTGTCGATGCGGTTAATAAACATAAAGAACAAAAGCGCTTTGATCACAATGTTGACCCGGTACTGGATCAGTTCGGTATTCCTAAAGCGCATTAA
- the ycgZ gene encoding regulatory protein YcgZ: MRQTSSLPNSSSDIAAYFSKVSLPSQQETLGAIVVEILRSGQNLNRKAICCKLLKRFELASGPEEERHYHELFNLLFRQ, translated from the coding sequence ATGCGCCAGACATCCAGCTTGCCCAACTCTTCCAGCGATATTGCTGCCTACTTCAGCAAGGTCTCCTTACCGTCACAGCAGGAAACATTGGGAGCTATCGTGGTTGAGATTTTACGTTCAGGACAGAATCTTAACCGTAAGGCTATTTGCTGTAAATTGCTAAAACGTTTTGAACTGGCGTCCGGTCCTGAAGAAGAACGGCACTATCATGAACTGTTCAATCTGCTTTTCCGTCAGTAA
- a CDS encoding acyl-CoA thioesterase produces the protein MFCKHYDVDPNHVDFQGVVDGLYYPFYFEWARHAYMAEALGLDLEEEFKQGRVHMLLEYTLRFKKSLKVGDKMIVTCQPVKNEKRSRVNFFQQIIVNEVVFAEATFTATCLTHGRPGVPASLAALLD, from the coding sequence ATGTTTTGCAAACACTATGATGTTGACCCAAATCATGTCGATTTTCAGGGCGTGGTCGATGGGCTGTATTATCCTTTCTATTTTGAATGGGCACGTCATGCTTATATGGCAGAAGCGTTAGGGCTGGATCTTGAAGAAGAGTTTAAACAGGGACGCGTTCATATGCTGCTGGAATATACTCTGCGCTTTAAAAAAAGCCTTAAAGTCGGTGATAAGATGATCGTTACCTGTCAACCTGTGAAAAATGAAAAACGCAGCCGGGTTAATTTTTTCCAGCAGATAATAGTGAATGAGGTGGTCTTTGCCGAGGCAACCTTCACCGCCACCTGCCTCACGCATGGTCGTCCCGGCGTGCCTGCCAGCCTCGCTGCTCTCCTTGACTAA
- a CDS encoding biofilm development regulator YmgB/AriR family protein: MQQITTRTEIYACIMAADDQYAAEKEVLGKIIKGLLAEKGRITSKALIIFLIGELDSATNPDELDLLRSCLKLVVGCSQDKHIKMR, translated from the coding sequence ATGCAACAGATAACAACAAGAACAGAAATTTACGCCTGCATTATGGCGGCGGACGATCAATACGCCGCTGAAAAAGAAGTGCTTGGAAAGATTATTAAAGGCCTGCTGGCCGAAAAAGGGCGTATTACCAGCAAAGCCCTTATTATCTTTTTAATCGGTGAACTTGATAGCGCCACCAACCCCGATGAACTGGACCTGCTCAGAAGCTGTCTGAAGCTGGTCGTAGGGTGTTCACAGGATAAGCACATAAAAATGCGGTGA
- the sctT gene encoding type III secretion system export apparatus subunit SctT — MATDAAHTLYQYLFALTLGVARIYPCLILVPVFSFNILKGMVRTGVVLALALMPALGLQVQLAVQMPDWPQLIGLILKEVVIGTLLGLIMAMPFWLFQSVGALFDNQRGALIGGQLNPALGSDVTPLGLLLQQTLIMLLILTLGLGGVTQIIWDSYRIWPIMQWLPLPHEEGLQQYLALLTDTFTHIIIYAGPLVALLLLLDFSIAVLSLYSPQLQAFVLSVPAKCLVGLLFFVLYIPTLNDLGEGRLHLLPDLSKLMALILGGH, encoded by the coding sequence ATGGCGACTGATGCCGCTCACACCCTTTATCAGTACCTGTTCGCGCTGACGCTGGGTGTGGCACGCATTTATCCCTGCCTGATCCTTGTCCCGGTGTTTTCATTCAATATTCTCAAAGGCATGGTGCGTACCGGCGTGGTGCTGGCACTGGCGCTGATGCCCGCGCTGGGCCTGCAGGTCCAGTTGGCCGTACAGATGCCGGACTGGCCACAACTGATTGGCCTGATTCTGAAAGAAGTGGTGATCGGCACCCTGCTGGGGCTGATAATGGCTATGCCGTTCTGGCTGTTTCAATCTGTCGGCGCACTGTTCGACAACCAGCGCGGCGCACTGATTGGCGGCCAGTTGAATCCGGCGCTGGGCAGTGACGTGACACCGCTCGGCCTGTTGCTACAGCAAACACTGATCATGCTGCTGATTCTGACACTGGGCCTGGGCGGCGTGACGCAGATTATCTGGGACAGCTATCGCATCTGGCCGATCATGCAGTGGCTGCCGCTACCCCATGAAGAAGGTTTACAGCAATATCTGGCACTGCTGACAGACACCTTCACCCATATTATTATTTACGCCGGACCGCTGGTGGCACTGCTGCTGCTGCTCGATTTCAGTATCGCCGTGCTAAGTCTTTACAGCCCGCAATTGCAGGCGTTTGTACTTTCCGTACCGGCAAAATGCCTGGTTGGCCTGCTGTTTTTTGTGCTTTATATTCCGACGTTGAACGACCTGGGAGAGGGGCGTTTGCACCTGCTACCGGACCTGAGCAAACTGATGGCACTGATACTGGGAGGTCACTAA
- the tnpA gene encoding IS200/IS605 family transposase — protein MSRFQKASHVPWCCQYHIVWTPRYRFRILRNNVGKEVCKQIRISGEQPGIEVMELNDQTDHVPLRVKVPPRLSISHVTGDLKGKTALRLFSKFPCLRKNKQRGNDFWARGYCVDTVGINEEMIIKYVKYQEKHEVEES, from the coding sequence ATGAGTAGATTCCAGAAAGCATCTCATGTGCCCTGGTGTTGTCAATATCACATCGTATGGACACCCAGGTACCGGTTTCGCATCCTCAGGAACAATGTTGGTAAAGAGGTCTGTAAGCAGATAAGGATCTCAGGTGAGCAGCCCGGGATAGAAGTAATGGAGCTGAATGACCAGACAGACCATGTCCCTTTGCGGGTAAAAGTGCCTCCACGGCTTTCGATTTCCCATGTAACAGGCGACTTAAAGGGTAAAACAGCCCTTCGATTGTTCAGTAAATTTCCCTGCCTGCGTAAGAACAAGCAGCGGGGGAATGATTTTTGGGCAAGAGGTTATTGTGTCGATACCGTAGGTATAAACGAAGAAATGATAATAAAGTACGTGAAGTATCAGGAAAAACATGAAGTTGAAGAGAGCTAG